In Leptospira levettii, the genomic window TTTTTTCTTGTACAGCAGAGACAATTCCCACTACAGGATCTGATTCAAATGAATGAACCACTTCTGCACCAAGTTCTTTTGCAAGGCGGATGTGGGAACGAATGGCATGGGCAGATTCTGAGTCTTTTGTTTCCTCACTTTCAGAAAAAAAAGCATACAATTCGGAATTCCGCTCTAAGGACAAACGTTTTGCATTCCTTAACAATGTTTTAGAATGAGGGCTTGCCGAGATTGCAACCATTATCCTCTCTCTACCTTGAGGCATTCTTTTTTCAACATACTTGGCTGTATAGGTAAGTGATAATTCCCTGAGATACGTTAGATTTTCTTTTCGAAAAAAATTCTCTTTGGCTTGTACTATTTTATCGGCAATATACACTCTACCTTCAGAAAGTCTTTTTAACAATTCATCAGGGATAATGTCAATTAACACAAGTTCGTCTGCTCTCTCTAAAACACTATCTGGAATGGTTTCTTTTACTGGACTTTGTAGAATCTTTTCGATCGAATCAACTTGGCTTTCTAAATGTTGGACATTGACTGTTGATAAAACATTGATTCCTGCATCTAGTAGTAATAATACATCCTGGTATCGTTTGTTATTGACTGACCCTGGAATATTTGTGTGCGCCAATTCATCCACTAATACATAACTTGGTTTTTCTTTTAGGATCGTTTCAACGTCCATTTCCTCCCAAAACTTTCCACGGTATTCAATTTTTTTGAGTGGAATCCTTTCCAATCCATCCACTAAAGCTTTTGTTTCAGCCCTACCATGTGTTTCAACAATACCAATTTTAACATTTTCACCATCTTGTTTTAGATGGTGAGCTTCCGTTAACATCGCATAGGTTTTTCCTACACCAGGAGACATTCCAAAATATACTTTTAAAGTTCCAAATTTGTTTGTCTCTAACTGGTTTGCAAGAGACAAAAAATCTTCAGGTCGTTTGCCTTCATTCATTTTGGATTTGTTCCCATTTGCATTTGTTTCCATTTTTGGTTTAATTTGGTAACATTCACTCGCCCGTGCCCGATAAAACCAAACAATGGAGATTCCACATATTGTAATACGAGAGTTTTTAGAGAATCCAAATTGACTCCTGTCACTGAACTTAAGTGTTTTGTTTGTTCTAAAGCACATTCCTTTGTGATATGTGGATCAAGTCCAGATCCAGAAGTATACAAAAGTTCTTGGCATATGATTGGGTTTATGCCCATCAACATTAATTCTTTTTTCCTCTCTTCCACCAAATCCTTTAAATCCAAACTGGAAGGACTTAAATTTGATGCCCCACTTGGAAGAGTAGAATAAGACGCAGCACTTGGACGGTAGCGAAACAATAACTCGGATGTTTCCTTTTTTGCAAAAAGCTCAGTTCCCACAATTTGCCCATTTGATTCGATTAAACTTCCCTTTGCTTGTTTAGGAAAAAGAAATCCCCCAATCCCTGTGATGGTAAGTGGATATAAAAAACCGAGGAATATGATCGATAGAAAAAGGAATCGAATTGTGATTTCCCATTGGTGTGTTTCTTTTGATTTCATTAAAATCCTCCTGATAAAATCCAATCGATCAATTTGATACCAAAAAAAGGAAACACCATACCACCACCTCCATAGATTAGAAAGTTCCTTAGTAGAGCTTGGTCCGGTGATTTGGGAACATACTTAACTCCACGGAGTGAAAGTGGAATGAGTGCTGGAATTACCAAAGCATTAAAAATCACTGCCGAAAGAATCGCATTGTCTGGACTAGACAATTGCATGATATTTAAAGGAGCCAAAGGTAAAAACAAGGCAGGCAGGATTGCAAAGTATTTGGCAACGTCATTTGCGATACTAAACGTTGTGAGTGCACCTCTTGTCATGAGAAGTTGTTTCCCAATTTCAACAATTTCAATCAGTTTACTTGGATTACTATCCAAATCGATCATATTACCTGCTTCTCTTGCTGTTTGGGTACCTGTGTTCATGGCGACTCCCACATCTGATTGGGCCAGAGCAGGTGCATCATTTGTACCATCTCCAATCATTGCCACCAAATACCCGTTTGCTTGTTCTTCTCGGATTCGTTTTAACTTGGCTTCTGGAGTGGCTTCTGCGATAAAATCATCAACACCTGCTTCAGCAGCAATTGCAGCTGCAGTAAGTGGGTTATCTCCTGTGATCATCACAGTGCGAATCCCCATTCTCCTTAGATAGGCAAACCTTTCCTTTAAACCACCCTTCACAATGTCCTTGAGTTCAATCACTCCGAGTAATTTTTTTCCCTCGGAGACGAGGATTGGTGTACTCCCTTTTCTAGAAATTTGTTCAATCATTAATTGGTTCTTATCTGAAACCACTCCACCCAATGATTCGATATGTTTTTTGATAGAATCAAACGCACCTTTTCGAATGTTTCGAACTTCCACTCCTTTTTCATATACTTCCACACCACTCATCCTTGTTGATGCTGAAAATGGAATCCACCTAACATCTAATGCATTTAAGTTTCTTTCTCTGATTGCGTATTTTTGTTTGGCCAAAACGACAATCGAACGTCCTTCTGGTGTTTCATCGGATAAGGAAGAAAGTTGGGCGGCATCAGCGAGTTCCTCTTCCGAAATACCATCAACAGGATAAAATTGATGTGCTTCCCTATTGCCCAATGTAATTGTTCCTGTTTTGTCAAGTAATAGGACGTGGATGTCGCCTGCTGCTTCCACAGCTTTTCCACTTTTAGCAATGACATTGTACCGAATGAGTCTTTCCATACCAGAAATCCCTATCGCACTTAACAAGGCAGCGATCGTTGTTGGTATTAGGCAAACAAACAAGGCAAGCCAAACTGAAAAATCAAAATTCCAGTTTTGACCAATTTGATTTCCCACAAAATTCGCAATCGGTATCAACGTGACGACACCTAAAAAAAACAAAATGGTTAAAGCGATTAATAAGATTCCCAAAGCGATTTCGTTAGGTGTTTTTTGCCTAGAGGCTCCTTCTATCATCGAAATCATTTTATCAATGAAACTTTCTCCAGGTTTTGCCGTGATTTGGATATAAAGATAATCCGAAATGACCTTCGTTCCTCCTGTCACTGCAGAACGATCGCCTCCACTTTCGCGGATCACTGGAGCAGACTCACCAGTCACAGCGGATTCATCCACACTGGCGATTCCCAAAACCACTTCCCCATCTCCGGGAATGGTAAAACCAGCTTCCACGAAAACAATGTCTCCCACTTTCAATTCACTCGATGTGATCTCGGTAAATTTTTTATCACCTGCTGTGTTTACTTTTTTTGTAAGAGTAGAAGATCTTGTTTTACGAAGGTCATCGGCTCTTGCCTTACCTCGTCCTTCCGCAACACTTTCTGCGAAATTGGCAAATAACAAAGTCAATACTAACCAGAAAAAAATTGGAAACTCATTCTTTAGAGTAACTCCAATGGCTAAATAATATAAAATTTGAATGAACAGTAGTAAGGTTCCGATCCAAACCGTGGCCATCACTGGATTGGAAAATGCATACTTCGGTGAAAATTTTTGGAATGCATTCCCAGTAGAGGAAAGAAACAATTCCTTTGAAATAAAATAGTTAGACTTCATATATAATTCCTCTTAAAAGAAAATTCCACTTCGCATCAGTAACTCTTCCAAAATCGGACCAAGAGCCAACACTGGAAAAAAAGACAAACCACAAACAATCACAATCACACTGAAACTTAGGACCCCAAACAAAACTGTATCCAATCGAAAGTTTCCTTCTGATGACTTTGTTGTGATTTTACTGCCTAAACTCGCAGCTACCATGATGACTGCATAAATCACACTAAAACGACCAACAAACATACAAAATCCGAGAGATAAATTCCCCCACATGGTATCTGCTCCAAATCCAGCAAAGGCAGATCCATTATTGCCTGAAGCAGAACTAAAAGCATAGAGGATTTGAGAAAGTGCATGGGGGCCTTTTGCGGTAAAACCAGAGTTCAAAAAAATAGTAATCGTTGTTCCGATCAAAATACAAACGGTTGGTGCTAAGATTCCAAACAAGGTCCATTTGATTTCATAACTTCCGATTTTTTTACCAAAATATTCTGGTGTTCTTCCTGTCATGAGACCTGATAAAAATACGGTAAGGATGAGGAAAAGAACCATTCCATACATGCCTGCACCAACCCCACCAAAGATAATTTCACCTAACATAATCTGGAATATAGCAACTCCGCCAGCTAACGGAGAATAACTATCATGCATCGAATTGACAGAACCGTTCGATGCTGCAGACGTAATCGATAACCATAAGGAAGATTCCGTTAATGAAAACCGAGTTTCCTTTCCTTCCCAAAATCCTGGGTGATTCCATTCGGAAAAGAATACGGCAAAAAAACCTAAAATGAGCAAACTCAGCATAACAAAAAATACAACCCATGCATGTCTGAAGGAATTGGTAATCTTTCCATACAAAAATACACAGGAAGCAGGGATAAAGAGAATCGAAAACATTTCGATCAAATTAGAGATTGGTGTTGGATTTTCAAATGGATGTGCACTATTCACTCCAAAGTATCCTCCACCATTGGTTCCAATTTGTTTGATCGCGATTTGTGATGCAGCAGGACCAAGTGGGATCGGTTGGTAGTCTGTTCCCAGAAGAGAAATCGGTTCCCTCAAAGTTTGGATGACTCCTTGTGAGATCAAAAGAATCGCAACAAGGATCGATACGGGAAGAAGGATATAAAATGTAGAACGAAACAAATCTTGCCAAAAGTTTCCAAACTTTTGTTCAGAAGAAGAAACCAATGCCCGGCTCACAAACGCTAATACAGAAATCCCAACACCAGCACTCAAAAAATTCTGAGGTGTAAGGCCAACCATTTGTGAAAAGTAACTGAGTTGGCTCTCTCCCGAATAAGCTTGCCAATTGGTATTCGTAATAAAGGAAATGGTAGTGTTCAGAGCCAAGTCCCAATCCATACCTTCGATTTTCATCGCATTCAGAGGTAAAACATTTTGGTATCGTAACATCAAAAATAGGAATGCCCCACCTAGTAGATGAAACCAAACTAAACTCTGCAAATATTGTTTGGCATTTTGGTTAGTTGGTTCACCGGAGTAAAGGAATCGATTCAAAATACCTTCACCAGGCAAAACGTTTGCATTCAAAATGAAGGCCATGTAATAACCGAAAAATGGTGAAACTAAAATCAGTAACCCAATGTAAAAAGGAAAATAGAGTAATTCTACCATACTCTTATCTTCCCATAAAACAGGTTTCTAGTAAAGACTTGGCAGTTTAAGGATAAACAAGATTACATTAAGATAGTATTAAGATAAAAATTTTAGTCTGCTCAATTTCTAAGAGGCAAATAAACCACAATGCCCCAAACAAGATGGAGTAAAATTAAAAATAAAAACGAAAAGATACCTTTCGTTTCATATTCAGAATCCAATCGATCTTTCCAAATGATAAAAATAGAATCTTGATTCAATTTTGTTTCCTTTGTTTCCCAGATTGTTTCTTTTAATAAAACTCCTCCCGAAAATAGACTTGAGACCGAACAATTTCCATTCTCTTTCGAATAACACAATGCATACATTGGCAATTTAGTATCCTTTCCAGAAACTGCACGAATCCTTTTGTATTGGAAGGTAATGACGGGACCATAAACAACACTACCTGATCTACGTCTGACAAGTAAGGGAGATCGAAATGAACCGGAATCAGAATCATCCAAATAAAATTCTCTTAAATATAAATAACGATTCCCCAGTGCCAAATGTGACTCTTCTGGTAAGACATCAAATTGGGAAGTGAGACCTACCTTGTAGCCAATGGCGTCCCCTAAAAACAAAAGAACGTTCCCTCCCGCAAGTAACGACAAAAAAACAGCAAAGAGGATTATATACCCACTTGATTTGATAAAGTGAATTCCTATAAAAACCAAAGGTAAAAAAAAGACCAGTAAGATCCAAATAGAATGAGAAAGTGGCCAATAAAC contains:
- a CDS encoding potassium-transporting ATPase subunit C, with translation MKSKETHQWEITIRFLFLSIIFLGFLYPLTITGIGGFLFPKQAKGSLIESNGQIVGTELFAKKETSELLFRYRPSAASYSTLPSGASNLSPSSLDLKDLVEERKKELMLMGINPIICQELLYTSGSGLDPHITKECALEQTKHLSSVTGVNLDSLKTLVLQYVESPLFGFIGHGRVNVTKLNQKWKQMQMGTNPK
- the kdpB gene encoding potassium-transporting ATPase subunit KdpB yields the protein MKSNYFISKELFLSSTGNAFQKFSPKYAFSNPVMATVWIGTLLLFIQILYYLAIGVTLKNEFPIFFWLVLTLLFANFAESVAEGRGKARADDLRKTRSSTLTKKVNTAGDKKFTEITSSELKVGDIVFVEAGFTIPGDGEVVLGIASVDESAVTGESAPVIRESGGDRSAVTGGTKVISDYLYIQITAKPGESFIDKMISMIEGASRQKTPNEIALGILLIALTILFFLGVVTLIPIANFVGNQIGQNWNFDFSVWLALFVCLIPTTIAALLSAIGISGMERLIRYNVIAKSGKAVEAAGDIHVLLLDKTGTITLGNREAHQFYPVDGISEEELADAAQLSSLSDETPEGRSIVVLAKQKYAIRERNLNALDVRWIPFSASTRMSGVEVYEKGVEVRNIRKGAFDSIKKHIESLGGVVSDKNQLMIEQISRKGSTPILVSEGKKLLGVIELKDIVKGGLKERFAYLRRMGIRTVMITGDNPLTAAAIAAEAGVDDFIAEATPEAKLKRIREEQANGYLVAMIGDGTNDAPALAQSDVGVAMNTGTQTAREAGNMIDLDSNPSKLIEIVEIGKQLLMTRGALTTFSIANDVAKYFAILPALFLPLAPLNIMQLSSPDNAILSAVIFNALVIPALIPLSLRGVKYVPKSPDQALLRNFLIYGGGGMVFPFFGIKLIDWILSGGF
- the kdpA gene encoding potassium-transporting ATPase subunit KdpA translates to MVELLYFPFYIGLLILVSPFFGYYMAFILNANVLPGEGILNRFLYSGEPTNQNAKQYLQSLVWFHLLGGAFLFLMLRYQNVLPLNAMKIEGMDWDLALNTTISFITNTNWQAYSGESQLSYFSQMVGLTPQNFLSAGVGISVLAFVSRALVSSSEQKFGNFWQDLFRSTFYILLPVSILVAILLISQGVIQTLREPISLLGTDYQPIPLGPAASQIAIKQIGTNGGGYFGVNSAHPFENPTPISNLIEMFSILFIPASCVFLYGKITNSFRHAWVVFFVMLSLLILGFFAVFFSEWNHPGFWEGKETRFSLTESSLWLSITSAASNGSVNSMHDSYSPLAGGVAIFQIMLGEIIFGGVGAGMYGMVLFLILTVFLSGLMTGRTPEYFGKKIGSYEIKWTLFGILAPTVCILIGTTITIFLNSGFTAKGPHALSQILYAFSSASGNNGSAFAGFGADTMWGNLSLGFCMFVGRFSVIYAVIMVAASLGSKITTKSSEGNFRLDTVLFGVLSFSVIVIVCGLSFFPVLALGPILEELLMRSGIFF